In a genomic window of Flavobacterium sp. KACC 22761:
- a CDS encoding MepB family protein, with protein sequence MKTSLKASLLKMIVKNHWSNHKSFPQDLILAKELVYDCFDFDCTQPQQESESIDYSAYRFLMNEKHICYREAKITPAKTGQFVTLWKRSRLGVIEPFDHSDAIDFVIVSVRKDDLLGQFIFPKNVLLEKAVFSSKTEEGKRAIRVYPPWDKTESKQAKKSQQWQLEYFYPIVPEPDFDAFKKLISY encoded by the coding sequence TTGAAAACAAGCCTAAAAGCAAGTCTTCTCAAAATGATCGTAAAAAACCATTGGTCTAACCACAAATCTTTCCCCCAGGATTTAATTTTAGCCAAGGAACTGGTTTATGATTGCTTTGATTTTGACTGCACGCAGCCTCAACAGGAAAGCGAAAGCATTGATTATAGTGCGTACCGTTTCCTGATGAATGAAAAACATATTTGTTATCGCGAGGCCAAAATTACCCCAGCAAAAACTGGACAGTTTGTTACTTTGTGGAAACGAAGCAGACTGGGAGTTATTGAACCTTTTGATCATAGTGATGCTATCGATTTTGTGATCGTAAGCGTTCGTAAAGATGATCTTTTGGGACAATTTATCTTTCCAAAAAATGTTTTGCTGGAAAAAGCTGTTTTTTCTTCTAAAACTGAAGAAGGAAAAAGAGCCATCAGAGTTTATCCTCCTTGGGATAAAACTGAAAGCAAACAAGCAAAAAAATCACAACAATGGCAACTAGAATATTTTTATCCGATAGTTCCAGAACCTGATTTTGACGCTTTTAAAAAATTGATTTCCTATTAA
- a CDS encoding glucose 1-dehydrogenase: MALLENKVAFVSGGGSGIGRAVAEAYAREGAKVVLSDINVEHGEETVKMIKDSGGEAFFVKGDSSSAIDNKHMVEVVVSKYGRLDIACNNAGMGGPAKPTGEYDPEAWDRVIALNLSGVFYACRYQLEQMEKNGGGSIVNIASIHGQVAAPNSPAYTASKHGVVGLTKNIAAEYALKNIRCNAVGPGYIETALLKDNLTQDLMDAVAAKAPMNRLGTAQEVADLVVFLSSEKSSFTTGSYIIADGGYTAI; encoded by the coding sequence ATGGCACTTTTAGAAAACAAAGTAGCTTTTGTATCTGGTGGTGGTTCCGGAATTGGACGTGCAGTTGCAGAAGCCTATGCTCGAGAAGGGGCAAAAGTGGTCCTTTCAGATATTAATGTTGAACATGGTGAAGAAACCGTAAAAATGATTAAAGACAGCGGAGGTGAAGCTTTTTTTGTGAAAGGCGATTCGTCGAGTGCAATTGACAACAAACATATGGTTGAGGTTGTGGTTTCAAAATACGGACGTCTTGATATCGCCTGTAACAATGCCGGAATGGGCGGGCCAGCAAAGCCAACTGGCGAATATGATCCAGAAGCGTGGGATCGTGTAATTGCGCTTAATTTAAGCGGTGTTTTTTATGCCTGTAGATATCAATTAGAGCAAATGGAAAAAAATGGTGGCGGAAGCATAGTCAATATCGCTTCGATTCACGGTCAAGTGGCGGCGCCAAATAGTCCTGCTTACACAGCATCAAAACATGGCGTGGTTGGTTTGACTAAAAATATCGCGGCCGAATATGCTTTGAAAAACATTCGCTGTAATGCAGTTGGGCCGGGTTACATTGAAACTGCTTTGTTAAAAGACAACCTGACTCAGGATTTAATGGATGCCGTTGCAGCAAAGGCGCCAATGAATCGATTAGGAACTGCTCAAGAAGTCGCCGATTTGGTTGTGTTTCTAAGTTCTGAAAAATCGTCGTTTACAACAGGAAGTTATATTATTGCAGATGGCGGTTATACTGCAATTTAA
- a CDS encoding pseudouridine synthase, translating into MHRHFILFKPYGYLSQFIYELKRKKKLLGELHNFPEGTMAIGRLDEDSEGLLLLTTDGNMSELVRSKKVDKEYYVQVDGLITPEAIEQLQKGVEIGLDGGKYKTKPCKAFIVTEIPDFGPRAKKIRDERHGPTSWASITIREGKFRQVRKMTAAVGFPTLRLVRVRIGNVYLQNLKAGEVLEVHDFQLDN; encoded by the coding sequence ATGCACCGACATTTCATTCTTTTTAAACCTTATGGCTACTTAAGCCAATTTATTTATGAATTAAAAAGAAAGAAAAAGCTTTTGGGCGAATTGCATAATTTTCCCGAAGGAACAATGGCAATCGGAAGACTCGATGAAGATTCTGAAGGGTTACTGTTGCTGACAACCGACGGAAACATGAGCGAACTCGTTAGAAGCAAAAAGGTTGACAAAGAATATTATGTTCAAGTTGATGGATTAATTACTCCCGAAGCCATAGAGCAATTGCAAAAAGGTGTCGAAATTGGACTTGATGGTGGCAAATACAAAACCAAACCATGTAAAGCTTTTATCGTTACTGAAATTCCTGATTTTGGGCCAAGAGCAAAAAAAATCAGAGACGAACGCCACGGACCAACTTCGTGGGCGTCAATCACGATTCGAGAAGGAAAATTTCGTCAAGTTCGAAAAATGACTGCAGCAGTAGGATTTCCAACATTGAGATTAGTGCGTGTACGAATTGGAAATGTATATTTGCAAAACTTAAAAGCCGGAGAAGTTCTTGAAGTTCACGATTTTCAATTAGATAATTAG
- a CDS encoding tRNA (cytidine(34)-2'-O)-methyltransferase, with protein MLNVVLVEPEIPNNTGNIGRLCVGTESRLHLIHPFGFVINDKNLKRSGLDYWVHLDVTEYQNVEEWIAQIPDHSRVFLMSSHSEKSYLENEFQDGDWLVFGKESVGLSKEFMARFENHLTIPMSPLIRSFNIANSVAFVVGEAKRQIGLKK; from the coding sequence ATGCTAAACGTTGTTCTTGTTGAACCTGAAATACCTAATAATACTGGAAATATTGGAAGATTGTGCGTTGGTACAGAAAGCCGACTTCATTTAATTCATCCTTTTGGATTCGTAATTAATGACAAAAACCTAAAACGTTCGGGATTGGATTATTGGGTGCATCTTGATGTAACCGAATATCAAAATGTCGAAGAATGGATTGCGCAGATTCCAGATCATTCACGCGTATTTTTGATGAGTTCACATTCTGAAAAATCATATTTAGAAAATGAATTTCAAGATGGCGATTGGTTGGTTTTCGGGAAAGAAAGCGTTGGTTTGAGCAAAGAATTTATGGCTCGATTCGAAAATCATTTAACGATTCCGATGTCTCCGCTGATTCGCAGTTTTAATATTGCAAATTCTGTGGCTTTTGTGGTTGGTGAAGCTAAAAGGCAAATTGGACTAAAAAAATAA
- a CDS encoding FecCD family ABC transporter permease, translated as MANKKRNTILFVVLSLGLWLMFFASISLGSVTIPLKEVFSSLTGGQATKSTWEYIIINYRLPKAITAVLVGTGLSISGLLMQTLFRNPLAGPYVLGLSSGASLGVAFVILGAGFLPSFLQVIALSSYGIVIASTFGSTLVLLLVLVVSQRLRDTMAILIVGLMFGSFTTAIVSVLTYFSTAEQLQKFTFWSMGSLGNLSWGTIVILTVCVGIGLILSASSIKPLNALLLGENYAKSMGLNFKKARLIIIFATSILSGSITAFAGPIAFIGLAVPHIAKLVFQTSNHTILFWSTLFFGSIIMLFCDIVSQMPGFDVTLPINAITSIIGAPVVIWLLVRKRNFK; from the coding sequence TTGGCAAACAAAAAAAGAAATACCATTTTATTTGTCGTTTTGTCTCTTGGACTTTGGCTGATGTTTTTTGCAAGCATTAGTCTGGGTTCGGTTACAATTCCGCTGAAAGAAGTTTTTTCGAGTTTAACTGGAGGACAGGCTACAAAATCGACTTGGGAATACATCATAATAAATTATCGTTTGCCAAAAGCAATTACGGCGGTTTTAGTAGGAACTGGACTTTCGATCAGCGGACTTTTAATGCAGACATTATTTCGGAACCCGTTGGCTGGGCCGTATGTTTTAGGATTAAGTTCTGGAGCAAGTTTAGGCGTTGCTTTTGTGATTTTGGGAGCAGGATTTTTGCCTTCTTTTTTACAGGTAATTGCGCTGTCATCCTACGGAATTGTGATTGCATCTACTTTTGGAAGTACTCTAGTTTTGCTTTTGGTTTTAGTAGTTTCACAAAGATTGCGCGATACAATGGCAATTTTGATTGTAGGATTGATGTTTGGGAGTTTTACAACTGCAATTGTCAGTGTTTTAACCTATTTCAGTACTGCAGAACAACTTCAAAAATTCACGTTTTGGTCAATGGGAAGTCTCGGAAATCTTTCTTGGGGAACTATCGTAATTCTGACAGTTTGCGTCGGAATTGGTTTGATTTTAAGTGCAAGTAGTATAAAACCGTTAAATGCATTGCTTTTGGGCGAAAATTACGCAAAAAGCATGGGGCTGAACTTTAAAAAAGCAAGATTGATTATCATATTCGCGACGAGTATTTTATCAGGAAGTATTACGGCTTTTGCCGGGCCAATTGCTTTTATTGGGCTTGCAGTGCCACATATTGCAAAACTGGTTTTTCAAACAAGCAATCACACCATATTGTTTTGGAGTACATTGTTTTTTGGATCTATAATAATGCTTTTTTGTGATATTGTTTCACAAATGCCAGGATTTGATGTTACACTTCCAATCAATGCCATAACATCGATAATTGGCGCGCCAGTGGTAATTTGGCTTTTAGTTAGAAAAAGAAATTTTAAATAA
- a CDS encoding ABC transporter ATP-binding protein, which yields MKTILSTSNLNIGYKSKKGVTTIAEHLNLNLASGKLITLIGANGIGKSTLLRTITGIQKPLSGNVYLNEKNISDYKPLELAQNLSLVLTEKLPPSNLSVFELVALGRQPYTNWVGTLTPEDIVKVNEALALTQITHLANKKHFEISDGQLQKVLIARALAQDTPLIILDEPTTHLDLLHKVSLFKLLKKLTQETEKCILFSTHDIDLAIQLSDEMIMMTPENIVQDEPCNLISNGSFGNLFKDEHIIFDAEKGKFIVT from the coding sequence ATGAAAACAATTCTATCAACTTCAAATTTAAATATTGGATACAAATCCAAGAAAGGAGTTACAACCATTGCTGAGCATCTAAATCTAAACTTAGCATCAGGAAAACTCATTACTTTGATTGGTGCAAACGGAATAGGAAAATCTACGTTATTGCGAACAATCACCGGAATTCAAAAACCTTTATCAGGAAATGTTTATTTGAATGAAAAAAATATTTCGGACTACAAACCTTTAGAATTAGCCCAAAATTTAAGTTTGGTTTTAACAGAAAAACTGCCACCAAGCAATCTTTCAGTTTTTGAATTGGTAGCACTTGGACGCCAACCTTATACCAATTGGGTTGGAACTTTGACTCCCGAAGATATTGTAAAAGTCAATGAAGCTTTAGCCTTGACTCAAATCACCCATTTGGCAAATAAAAAACATTTTGAAATAAGCGACGGACAATTGCAGAAAGTCTTAATTGCACGAGCACTCGCTCAAGATACGCCTTTGATTATTTTGGATGAACCTACTACACATCTTGATTTGCTTCATAAAGTTTCATTATTCAAACTATTAAAAAAACTGACTCAGGAAACAGAAAAATGCATTTTGTTTTCAACGCATGATATTGATTTGGCAATTCAGTTAAGTGACGAAATGATCATGATGACGCCCGAAAACATAGTGCAAGATGAACCATGCAATTTAATTTCAAACGGAAGTTTTGGAAATTTGTTCAAAGATGAACATATAATTTTTGATGCTGAAAAAGGGAAGTTTATTGTGACGTAA